From the Pseudoalteromonas tunicata genome, one window contains:
- a CDS encoding proline--tRNA ligase, which produces MRTSQYILATLKEVPSDAEIISHQLMLRAGMIRRLASGLYTWLPSGLRVLRKVEAIVRDEMEKAGAIEMLMPVIQPADLWIESGRWEQFGPELLRIKDRHNREFALGPTHEEVITEFVRKEVSSYKQLPLNLFQIQTKVRDEVRPRFGVMRAREFTMKDAYSFHLSDECLANTYAIMHQAYCNVFERIGLEYRPVIADTGSIGGSVSHEFHVLAESGEDAIAFSSGSDYAANIEKAEAVMPSEPRPAATKELNTFATPDAKTIEDLKTLHGVKPHRCVKTLIVYGAPDEEGKRGLVALVVRGDHELNELKAEKHPLCDSPLEFAKDHDIIAAIGAAPGSLGPVGLSIPVIVDRSASILADFVAGANKDGEHYSGINFDRDVANYEIADLRNVVEGDVSPCGNGTLSIKRGIEVGHIFQLGTKYSDAMKAGVLNETGKNQIMTMGCYGIGVSRIVAAAIEQNFDAKGIVWPKAIAPFQIAIVPMNMHKSHRIPAVAERIYQELKAAGIEVLFDDRKERPGVMFNDMELIGIPHTLVIGERNLDDNCVEYKSRSGENAMYNLDTVVAELIAKIRG; this is translated from the coding sequence ATGCGTACAAGCCAATATATTCTCGCAACACTAAAAGAAGTCCCTTCAGATGCTGAAATTATCAGCCATCAACTGATGTTACGCGCTGGGATGATCCGCCGTTTAGCATCAGGATTATATACCTGGTTACCCTCAGGTTTACGTGTATTACGTAAAGTTGAAGCGATTGTGCGTGATGAAATGGAAAAAGCCGGCGCAATTGAAATGCTGATGCCTGTGATCCAACCTGCAGATCTGTGGATTGAGTCTGGTCGTTGGGAACAATTTGGCCCAGAATTATTACGAATTAAAGACCGTCATAATCGTGAATTTGCCCTTGGCCCAACACACGAAGAAGTGATCACTGAGTTTGTACGTAAAGAAGTATCAAGTTACAAGCAGTTACCTTTAAACTTATTCCAAATTCAAACCAAAGTACGTGATGAAGTTCGCCCACGTTTTGGTGTTATGCGTGCTCGTGAGTTCACGATGAAAGATGCCTATTCTTTCCATTTAAGTGATGAGTGTTTGGCCAATACATATGCAATCATGCACCAAGCATATTGCAATGTGTTTGAACGCATTGGTTTAGAGTACCGCCCTGTTATTGCAGACACCGGTTCGATTGGTGGCAGTGTGTCACACGAGTTCCATGTACTTGCCGAATCAGGTGAAGATGCCATTGCATTTAGCTCTGGCAGTGATTACGCGGCAAATATTGAAAAAGCAGAAGCTGTGATGCCATCAGAGCCTCGCCCTGCGGCAACAAAAGAATTAAATACGTTTGCTACCCCTGATGCTAAAACCATTGAAGATTTAAAAACATTACACGGTGTTAAACCACATCGTTGTGTTAAAACCTTGATTGTTTATGGTGCACCCGATGAAGAAGGTAAACGTGGCCTAGTGGCATTAGTGGTTCGTGGCGACCACGAACTCAATGAACTTAAAGCTGAAAAACACCCACTGTGTGACAGCCCGCTCGAATTTGCTAAAGATCACGACATTATTGCAGCAATTGGTGCAGCCCCAGGTTCTCTTGGCCCAGTCGGTTTATCAATTCCTGTAATCGTCGACCGCTCAGCGAGCATTCTTGCTGATTTTGTTGCCGGTGCGAATAAAGATGGTGAACATTATTCAGGTATCAATTTTGACCGGGATGTGGCCAATTATGAAATTGCTGATTTACGCAATGTGGTTGAAGGTGATGTGAGTCCATGCGGTAACGGTACACTTTCAATTAAACGTGGTATTGAAGTGGGTCACATTTTCCAACTGGGTACTAAATACTCCGATGCGATGAAAGCAGGTGTATTAAATGAAACCGGTAAAAACCAAATCATGACCATGGGTTGTTATGGTATTGGTGTATCTCGGATCGTAGCGGCTGCTATTGAGCAAAACTTTGATGCTAAAGGCATAGTATGGCCAAAAGCGATTGCACCATTTCAAATTGCCATTGTGCCAATGAATATGCACAAGTCGCACCGTATTCCTGCGGTGGCTGAGCGTATTTATCAAGAGCTTAAAGCTGCAGGCATTGAAGTATTATTTGATGACCGTAAAGAGCGCCCAGGTGTGATGTTTAACGATATGGAACTTATCGGTATTCCACACACTCTTGTGATTGGCGAGCGCAACCTTGATGACAATTGTGTTGAATATAAGAGCCGTAGTGGTGAAAACGCCATGTATAACTTGGACACGGTTGTTGCTGAGTTAATTGCTAAAATTCGTGGTTAA
- a CDS encoding DUF3025 domain-containing protein, producing MTDKTHSANKRFVADTHWSVAFLDVPLFAHLDALFSLSSHSEWPSVEWFNQLSDGIVLASGQKLKFVANDDLANETRYYEQIIYETGQVPTRLENWHDLFGAFIWLLFPKTKSLLNQLHINEINEFGLVERSTARNAITLFDECGVIVTYDPTDLLASQIPVLLQTHQWSDAFVTHRALWGNQINAFMFGHANYEMATKPYLGLTGKVLFLPLISEFNLLSLKKQYQELDDALCNHISDNQVLINNKQLSPMPFLGIPNWYDDNQDPQFYHNTDYFRPKRRNT from the coding sequence ATGACTGACAAAACACACAGCGCTAACAAGCGCTTTGTTGCAGATACCCATTGGAGTGTAGCGTTTCTTGATGTGCCACTTTTTGCTCATCTTGACGCATTATTTTCTCTTTCATCTCACAGTGAATGGCCCTCGGTTGAGTGGTTTAATCAACTCTCAGATGGGATTGTGCTTGCTAGCGGGCAAAAGTTAAAATTTGTTGCCAATGATGATTTAGCCAACGAAACCCGTTATTACGAGCAAATTATTTATGAAACAGGGCAAGTGCCAACTCGGTTAGAAAATTGGCATGACTTATTTGGGGCATTTATTTGGTTATTGTTTCCAAAAACTAAAAGTTTACTTAATCAACTTCATATAAATGAGATCAATGAGTTTGGCTTAGTTGAGCGTTCAACCGCTCGCAATGCCATTACCTTATTTGACGAATGTGGTGTGATAGTCACCTACGACCCCACAGATCTATTGGCTTCGCAAATACCTGTCTTGTTGCAAACGCATCAATGGTCAGATGCGTTTGTTACTCATCGAGCTTTGTGGGGCAATCAAATTAACGCTTTTATGTTTGGTCATGCCAATTACGAAATGGCAACAAAACCGTATTTAGGGCTCACTGGTAAAGTATTATTTTTACCGCTTATCAGTGAATTTAACCTTTTATCACTAAAAAAGCAGTACCAGGAATTAGATGATGCACTTTGTAATCATATTAGTGATAATCAGGTACTTATAAATAATAAACAGTTATCACCCATGCCATTTCTAGGCATTCCTAATTGGTATGATGACAATCAAGATCCGCAGTTTTATCACAATACGGATTACTTTAGGCCTAAACGAAGGAATACATGA
- the tsaA gene encoding tRNA (N6-threonylcarbamoyladenosine(37)-N6)-methyltransferase TrmO: MQHYQIEPIGYIQSPYKQKFAIPRQPRLIPEAKAKLIFNPTFNREEFVRGLDEFSHVWLLFRFHETADKGWSALVRPPRLGGNEKKGVFATRATFRPNAIGMSAVKLDGINYKNGQLSLELSGIDLLDGTPIIDIKPYLPYSDSLPDALGGFADDRPETELTVEFTPQAIAFCQAQSAFPELQGFISSVLKQDPRPAYKKTKEGIQQYGMTLHCFNIKWQIEGNCNIVLEITKQSAR, from the coding sequence ATGCAGCACTATCAAATCGAACCGATTGGTTATATCCAATCTCCCTACAAACAAAAGTTTGCTATTCCTCGCCAACCGAGACTGATCCCCGAAGCAAAAGCAAAACTGATTTTTAATCCTACTTTTAATCGTGAAGAGTTTGTTCGTGGTTTAGATGAATTTAGCCATGTTTGGCTGTTATTTCGGTTTCATGAAACTGCTGATAAAGGCTGGTCAGCACTGGTGCGCCCACCCCGTTTAGGTGGCAATGAAAAAAAAGGCGTCTTTGCTACGCGCGCAACCTTTAGACCGAACGCCATTGGCATGAGTGCTGTAAAACTAGACGGCATAAACTACAAAAATGGTCAATTATCGCTTGAGCTATCAGGGATTGACCTGCTTGATGGCACGCCAATCATCGATATTAAGCCTTATTTACCTTACTCAGACAGTTTACCTGATGCACTCGGTGGCTTTGCCGATGATCGTCCTGAAACAGAACTTACGGTTGAATTTACGCCACAAGCCATTGCTTTTTGTCAAGCGCAAAGCGCGTTTCCCGAATTACAGGGCTTTATTAGCAGTGTCTTAAAACAAGATCCTCGCCCTGCGTATAAAAAAACCAAAGAAGGCATTCAACAATACGGTATGACGCTGCATTGCTTCAACATAAAATGGCAAATTGAAGGCAATTGCAATATCGTATTAGAAATTACCAAGCAAAGCGCTCGTTAA
- a CDS encoding dihydrolipoyllysine-residue acetyltransferase, producing the protein MTQDFILPDIGEGIVECEVVEWLVAEGDTVSEDQPICDVMTDKALVQIPAVYSGVIAKLYYQKGEIAKVHAPLFAMSVADGSQVNEPEINLPDTSAVTAVQSDILEDFILPDIGEGIVECEIVDWLVTEGQQIEEDQAVCDVMTDKALVQIPAKYSGIVEKLYYQKGEIAKVHSPIFQMRLSQSKPSEIVTEITPVVVAGNPNTMAQVTKAAQGKALASPAVRRRARELDVDLSEVPGTGKNGRVFKEDIERYLSLPKPDQSVLSVETKVPAVVSSNATRVEPIRGIKAAMAKQMMASVTTIPHFTFSDEIDLTQIIDLRLQLKQQYQDQGVKLTMMPFFVKALSLAITEFPVLNSQVNDECTELTYFTDHNIGMAVDSKIGLLVPNIKQCQQKSIIDIAQEISRLTDSAREGRVAPDDLKGGTISISNIGAIGGTTATPIINKPEVAIVALGKVQHLPRFDVNGSVVSRAIMQVSWSGDHRVIDGGTIARFNNLWKEYLENPAKMLMAMR; encoded by the coding sequence ATGACGCAAGATTTTATATTACCTGATATTGGTGAAGGCATTGTTGAATGTGAAGTCGTTGAATGGCTCGTTGCAGAAGGTGATACCGTTAGTGAAGATCAACCTATTTGTGACGTAATGACTGATAAAGCACTGGTGCAAATTCCAGCAGTTTATTCAGGTGTGATTGCCAAGCTGTATTATCAAAAAGGCGAAATTGCGAAGGTTCACGCTCCCTTATTTGCTATGTCGGTTGCTGATGGTTCGCAAGTGAATGAACCCGAAATCAATTTGCCCGATACTTCCGCTGTCACAGCGGTGCAATCTGATATTTTAGAAGATTTTATATTACCTGACATTGGCGAAGGTATTGTGGAGTGCGAAATTGTTGACTGGTTAGTCACTGAAGGACAGCAAATCGAAGAAGATCAGGCTGTTTGTGATGTAATGACAGATAAGGCATTGGTGCAAATTCCAGCCAAATACAGTGGTATTGTCGAAAAGCTGTATTACCAAAAAGGTGAAATAGCGAAAGTGCACAGTCCAATCTTTCAAATGCGCTTAAGCCAAAGTAAACCAAGTGAAATTGTCACTGAGATTACGCCAGTTGTGGTCGCCGGCAATCCAAATACCATGGCACAGGTGACTAAGGCTGCTCAAGGAAAAGCATTAGCATCGCCAGCCGTAAGGCGACGTGCGCGTGAACTAGATGTCGATTTATCTGAAGTACCTGGCACCGGCAAAAATGGCCGTGTTTTCAAAGAAGACATCGAACGCTATCTTTCTTTACCAAAACCAGACCAGTCAGTGCTATCAGTCGAGACTAAAGTTCCAGCAGTAGTTTCAAGCAATGCAACACGAGTTGAGCCAATTCGCGGTATTAAAGCGGCTATGGCGAAACAAATGATGGCCTCTGTTACCACTATTCCACATTTTACCTTCAGTGATGAAATTGATTTAACACAAATTATTGATTTAAGATTGCAGCTTAAACAGCAATACCAAGATCAAGGCGTTAAATTAACCATGATGCCTTTTTTTGTAAAAGCATTATCGCTTGCGATCACTGAGTTCCCGGTACTTAATAGTCAAGTTAACGATGAATGTACCGAATTGACTTATTTTACTGATCATAATATCGGTATGGCAGTCGACTCGAAAATTGGTTTATTAGTACCGAATATCAAGCAGTGTCAGCAAAAAAGTATTATAGATATAGCACAAGAAATTAGCCGCTTAACTGATTCCGCCCGCGAAGGACGTGTTGCTCCAGATGATCTGAAAGGGGGAACTATTTCAATTTCAAATATTGGTGCAATTGGTGGTACAACCGCTACGCCTATCATTAATAAGCCAGAGGTTGCGATTGTCGCGCTTGGCAAAGTGCAGCATTTACCTCGTTTTGATGTCAATGGTAGTGTGGTTTCTCGTGCGATTATGCAAGTAAGTTGGTCGGGCGATCATCGAGTGATTGATGGTGGTACGATTGCGCGCTTTAATAATTTATGGAAAGAGTACTTAGAAAATCCAGCTAAAATGTTAATGGCAATGCGCTAA
- a CDS encoding ABC transporter permease, producing the protein MFEVFLKELRELLRDKKTLLFVVAMPILVFPIIFGLIGFLMSQATLEAEQKVHTYAIANEAFAPSFAQEMFYHKSFKQTEAVYTTVEEMKQAVRDGKIDVGIIIPTEPRDKLAAGEQSKWQVVYNDASSINFIFSRVKEAIENFSGVLQAERFSLLGVEQTAQAALLKPIEIEKVDTANKRENLGEKLGALIPYLLIPLVLAGATYPAIDLGAGEKERGTLETLLLTPVTRTELVLGKFLTVLTSSLATALITVVSMGVWMSLISHFVELKALKEAVGTIGILDLSLILLMLIPLAAVFSSVVLAISIYARTFKEAQNYMGPLTMLAFMPLLVAMMPNMELTYKTAMIPITNVALAIKDLLKGTVDYSLVGMIFCATVVLAGVLMAFCVHWFKKESVLFR; encoded by the coding sequence ATGTTTGAAGTTTTTCTCAAGGAATTGCGCGAACTATTGCGCGATAAAAAAACCTTATTGTTTGTTGTGGCTATGCCGATTTTAGTGTTTCCCATTATTTTTGGTTTAATTGGTTTTTTGATGAGCCAAGCAACGTTAGAAGCTGAGCAAAAAGTGCATACCTACGCGATTGCTAATGAAGCATTTGCTCCTTCTTTTGCTCAAGAGATGTTTTATCACAAAAGCTTTAAACAGACTGAAGCGGTTTACACCACTGTAGAGGAAATGAAACAAGCGGTGCGAGATGGCAAAATTGATGTTGGTATTATTATTCCAACCGAACCACGCGACAAACTGGCAGCCGGTGAACAAAGTAAATGGCAAGTGGTGTATAACGATGCATCGTCAATCAACTTTATCTTCAGTCGCGTAAAAGAAGCTATTGAGAATTTCTCTGGGGTATTACAAGCAGAACGCTTTTCCTTACTGGGCGTTGAACAAACGGCTCAAGCTGCATTATTGAAACCGATTGAGATTGAAAAAGTTGATACTGCAAATAAGCGTGAAAACTTGGGCGAAAAGCTCGGTGCGCTTATCCCTTATTTACTTATTCCTTTGGTGCTTGCAGGTGCTACTTATCCTGCGATTGATTTAGGTGCAGGCGAAAAAGAACGAGGCACCTTAGAGACATTATTACTGACACCTGTTACTCGTACTGAGCTTGTTTTAGGTAAGTTTTTAACCGTATTAACCAGCTCTTTGGCCACTGCACTGATAACTGTGGTGAGTATGGGCGTGTGGATGAGCTTGATCAGCCATTTTGTTGAGCTAAAAGCGCTCAAAGAAGCGGTAGGAACCATAGGTATATTGGATTTAAGTTTAATTCTGTTGATGCTTATCCCCCTTGCTGCTGTGTTTTCATCTGTTGTATTGGCTATCTCAATTTATGCTCGGACGTTTAAAGAAGCGCAAAATTATATGGGCCCATTGACCATGTTAGCATTTATGCCGTTATTAGTTGCTATGATGCCTAATATGGAACTGACCTATAAAACTGCAATGATCCCAATTACTAACGTGGCCCTTGCGATTAAAGATTTACTTAAAGGTACGGTAGATTATTCATTAGTTGGCATGATTTTTTGTGCAACTGTGGTATTAGCAGGTGTTTTAATGGCCTTTTGCGTTCATTGGTTTAAGAAAGAGTCGGTACTTTTTCGCTAA
- a CDS encoding M28 family metallopeptidase, translated as MKKIFALSLVSMAVLTGCQSTGISTEQQNIAYQSINSSELANHIKVLASDEFGGRAPSSEGETLTLNYLTEQFKALGFKPGNGDSFLQEVPLVSLEADPNMTLTLGSKSYQYKQDMVMGSSRISAGEAIENSQLVFVGYGINAPEYNWNDYQGVDVKGKTVVMLVNDPGFINKDPAQFTGEAMTYYGRWTYKFEEASRQGAVGAIIIHETAPASYPWSVVENSWSGPQFGFQKENNNMDRVAVEGWITVETAKAVFAEANIDFEQAKTNAAQGSYHVPLGDLTASVSVKNTIKKSVSNNFIATLPGSTKSDEHIIYSAHWDHLGTDKNRKGDQIYNGAHDNATGTAGLIEVAQAFTMLGQQPERSVTFLAVTAEEQGLLGSKFYAANPIIAPNKTVANINMDSLNLLGRVKDISVVGLGKSDLDARLAVAAKAQNRTISGDPKPAAGGYYRSDHFAFANMGVPAMYAGGGTQALDDSTENYRKRMSLVLKGCYHQPCDRFRDEWDLTGAVEDLQLFYQVGFSLSQDGSWPAWNKNSEFQRNK; from the coding sequence ATGAAAAAAATATTTGCCTTATCTTTAGTCTCCATGGCGGTTTTAACGGGCTGCCAGAGCACTGGGATTTCAACAGAACAACAAAACATTGCTTATCAAAGCATTAACAGCTCAGAACTAGCTAACCATATAAAAGTGCTTGCCTCTGATGAGTTTGGCGGCCGTGCGCCTTCAAGTGAAGGTGAAACGCTAACACTAAACTATTTAACAGAGCAATTTAAAGCCCTTGGCTTTAAACCAGGTAATGGCGACAGCTTTTTACAAGAAGTGCCATTAGTTTCGCTGGAAGCTGACCCAAATATGACCCTCACGTTAGGTAGCAAGTCTTACCAATATAAACAAGATATGGTAATGGGTTCTAGCCGAATTAGCGCAGGTGAAGCAATTGAAAACTCACAACTGGTTTTTGTCGGTTATGGGATCAATGCACCTGAATATAATTGGAATGATTATCAGGGTGTTGATGTAAAGGGCAAAACCGTAGTGATGCTGGTTAATGACCCGGGTTTTATCAATAAAGATCCTGCCCAGTTTACGGGCGAAGCTATGACATATTATGGCCGTTGGACTTACAAGTTTGAAGAGGCAAGTCGCCAAGGTGCAGTCGGTGCCATTATCATTCATGAAACAGCACCAGCCTCGTATCCTTGGTCGGTAGTTGAAAACTCGTGGAGTGGCCCACAATTTGGTTTTCAAAAAGAAAACAACAATATGGACCGCGTTGCGGTAGAAGGCTGGATCACGGTAGAAACAGCAAAAGCAGTATTTGCCGAAGCCAACATTGATTTTGAACAAGCAAAAACAAACGCGGCGCAAGGCAGCTATCATGTGCCTTTGGGTGATTTAACTGCGTCTGTCAGTGTTAAAAATACCATCAAAAAATCAGTATCGAATAACTTTATTGCCACATTACCTGGCAGCACAAAAAGTGATGAGCACATTATTTATTCAGCGCACTGGGACCATTTAGGCACTGATAAAAACCGTAAAGGTGACCAAATTTATAATGGTGCACACGATAACGCGACCGGTACTGCTGGCTTAATTGAAGTTGCACAAGCATTTACCATGTTAGGCCAACAGCCTGAACGTTCCGTCACTTTTTTAGCCGTCACTGCTGAAGAGCAAGGTTTATTAGGCTCTAAGTTTTATGCTGCTAATCCAATTATCGCACCTAACAAAACTGTTGCTAACATCAACATGGATAGCCTCAATTTACTCGGTCGCGTAAAAGATATTAGTGTTGTTGGCTTAGGTAAATCGGACCTTGATGCACGTTTAGCGGTTGCCGCAAAAGCACAAAACCGCACGATATCAGGCGATCCAAAACCTGCAGCAGGTGGCTATTACCGCTCAGATCATTTTGCATTTGCTAATATGGGTGTGCCTGCTATGTACGCTGGTGGTGGTACACAAGCGCTTGATGATAGTACAGAAAACTACCGTAAACGTATGAGTTTAGTGCTAAAAGGCTGCTATCATCAGCCGTGCGATCGCTTTCGAGATGAATGGGATTTAACTGGCGCTGTGGAAGATTTACAACTGTTTTATCAAGTAGGTTTTAGCTTGTCGCAAGATGGCAGCTGGCCTGCTTGGAATAAAAATTCAGAATTTCAACGCAACAAATGA
- a CDS encoding putative manganese transporter — MDSSVSYPILTNQLYQKARIKRSIVVIAVLILFAHPATHLLIKQALVDAFYQVAVFVAGTLFLFHQFSRYIPQKIKQSYCDHPYLSIPFAAFMGALPGCGGAIVIVTQYTQQKASFAALVTVLIATMGDAAFLLLATEPKTALLVLSVSICTAIATGFFIRLFHEDNFLIPKQTNTSFIVKSPPSSVKQHYAAIFWQFVLIPSLLIGLLSALQIDIAAYSETISFITQWFAVFACGFILINWSFSNNNEPLINTSPLNAPKQVWPKVVADTHFVTTWVIVAFISYELMVNFLGLDLANWLQHGVLFVPLICAIIGLLPGCGPQILVTSLYLQGIIPISGLISNAISNDGDALFPAIALAPKAALVASIYSTVPALFIGYGFYFFY; from the coding sequence ATGGACAGCTCAGTCTCTTATCCCATCCTCACAAATCAACTTTACCAAAAGGCACGAATAAAACGTTCAATTGTTGTTATTGCCGTCTTAATTTTATTTGCCCACCCCGCGACTCATTTATTAATCAAACAAGCTTTAGTTGATGCCTTTTATCAAGTCGCTGTATTTGTTGCTGGCACATTATTTTTATTCCATCAATTTAGCCGTTATATTCCGCAAAAAATAAAACAAAGCTATTGTGATCATCCTTATCTCAGTATCCCATTTGCAGCATTCATGGGTGCACTACCAGGATGTGGTGGCGCAATCGTTATTGTGACGCAATATACCCAACAAAAAGCAAGCTTTGCCGCTTTGGTGACCGTACTTATTGCAACGATGGGCGATGCCGCATTTTTGTTATTAGCAACAGAACCAAAAACCGCGTTGCTGGTTTTATCGGTTTCAATTTGCACCGCGATTGCCACGGGGTTTTTTATCCGTTTATTCCATGAGGATAATTTTTTAATACCAAAACAAACAAACACTTCATTTATAGTAAAGTCTCCCCCTTCTAGCGTAAAACAGCATTATGCGGCTATTTTTTGGCAGTTTGTGCTTATACCTAGTTTACTTATTGGGTTATTAAGTGCGCTACAAATTGATATCGCTGCTTATAGTGAAACGATTTCTTTTATTACACAGTGGTTTGCAGTATTTGCATGTGGTTTTATCTTAATCAATTGGTCATTTAGCAATAACAATGAACCGCTAATTAATACCTCGCCATTAAATGCACCAAAACAAGTTTGGCCAAAAGTCGTTGCAGACACACATTTTGTCACCACTTGGGTCATTGTTGCTTTTATTAGTTATGAATTGATGGTGAATTTTCTTGGACTAGACTTGGCTAATTGGTTACAGCACGGTGTTTTATTTGTTCCGCTTATTTGTGCAATTATTGGTTTATTACCCGGTTGCGGACCACAAATATTAGTCACCAGTCTTTATTTACAAGGTATCATTCCAATCAGTGGTTTAATCAGTAATGCTATTTCTAATGATGGTGATGCGTTATTTCCTGCCATTGCACTTGCACCTAAAGCAGCTTTAGTTGCCTCTATTTACTCAACGGTACCAGCGCTATTTATTGGGTATGGATTTTATTTCTTCTATTAA
- a CDS encoding acyl-CoA thioesterase — MKQSSMVFRFLAEPTDVNFGGKVHGGVVMKWIDQAGYACAAGWSGHYCVTISTGTIRFHRPILVGQIVEVSAKIAHTGKTSMQIFISVKCGDPKTQAMNETNHCIINFVATDQAGYPVEVPTFVATTEEEKRLEIYAIKMKEISIQAESLLQTP; from the coding sequence ATGAAACAATCTTCGATGGTATTTCGCTTTTTGGCAGAACCGACCGATGTAAACTTTGGCGGCAAAGTGCACGGTGGTGTGGTAATGAAATGGATTGATCAGGCCGGTTACGCCTGCGCAGCAGGTTGGAGCGGTCATTATTGTGTCACAATATCAACTGGGACAATTCGCTTTCATCGCCCTATTTTAGTAGGTCAAATTGTTGAAGTATCAGCAAAAATTGCTCATACAGGTAAAACAAGTATGCAGATTTTCATTAGCGTCAAATGCGGTGACCCTAAAACGCAGGCGATGAATGAAACCAATCACTGCATCATTAATTTTGTCGCGACCGACCAAGCTGGCTACCCAGTTGAAGTTCCCACCTTTGTGGCCACCACAGAAGAAGAAAAACGCCTCGAAATCTATGCTATTAAAATGAAAGAAATTTCAATTCAAGCCGAATCTTTATTGCAAACTCCCTAA
- a CDS encoding ATP-binding cassette domain-containing protein, with product MIEVLGLKKKFKLTKDHKKNKQEFVDPREDADYFHSVRDVSFSCGKGEVLGLLGPNGAGKTTTLRMLSTALQPDAGNIVINGVDVIKSPLEARKKIGFLSGSTGLYGRLTAKENIEYFARLHGMSKLSVKNRCEELFDMLDMHSFVDKRAEHLSTGMKQKTNIARAVVHFPEVVVLDEPTTGLDIMTTQTVIKFIQGLKEQGTPVIFSTHHLDEIALLCERVTVINQGISCFNGTLSEFKQQGQSDTLNQAFLNLLQEPSHV from the coding sequence ATGATTGAAGTACTCGGGCTCAAAAAGAAATTTAAGCTCACCAAAGATCATAAAAAAAACAAACAAGAATTTGTTGATCCCCGCGAAGATGCCGATTATTTCCACTCCGTGCGAGATGTCAGCTTTTCATGCGGCAAAGGCGAAGTACTCGGGTTATTAGGCCCAAATGGCGCGGGAAAAACAACCACACTTCGTATGCTGTCAACTGCTTTACAACCGGATGCTGGCAACATAGTGATTAACGGTGTCGATGTGATTAAATCGCCTCTTGAAGCACGTAAAAAAATTGGTTTTTTATCGGGTTCTACCGGGTTATATGGCCGTTTAACTGCCAAAGAAAATATTGAATATTTTGCTCGTTTACATGGTATGAGTAAATTATCGGTAAAGAATCGCTGTGAAGAACTATTTGATATGCTTGATATGCACAGTTTTGTTGATAAACGAGCCGAGCATTTATCAACGGGCATGAAACAAAAAACTAATATTGCCCGTGCTGTAGTGCATTTCCCTGAAGTTGTGGTGCTCGATGAACCTACTACAGGGCTTGATATTATGACGACACAAACGGTGATTAAGTTTATTCAAGGCCTCAAAGAGCAGGGCACGCCAGTGATTTTCTCGACTCATCATCTTGATGAAATTGCTTTATTGTGTGAGCGCGTCACTGTTATTAACCAAGGTATTAGCTGTTTTAATGGCACTTTGAGCGAATTTAAGCAACAAGGTCAAAGTGATACTTTAAACCAAGCATTTTTAAATCTTTTGCAGGAGCCAAGCCATGTTTGA